The sequence below is a genomic window from Roseimicrobium gellanilyticum.
GCCGTCTGATTCACCCCAATTCCAAATCTTTTCACCACATAACACTTATGGGTTACGGAAACTACTCACACGCTGCTCACGTCGCACTCACCGCAGGTCGCGCGCATCAATCGCGGAACGAGGTCTTCAGTCAGAGTCAATGCCATGCCTTGATGAACCCCAAAGGGCTCAAGGTTCGCGAATGCCGGGACAGCGCTGACCACCCGAATTCAATCGGAATCGCGTTCGCCCTGGATGTGACTGGTTCCATGGGCGACATCCCCCATCTGCTGGCCAAGCAGGAGCTGCCAAACCTGATGAAGTTGCTCACTGCCTGCAACGTGGAGGATCCCCAGCTCATGTTCATGGCAATCGGAGACGCCACTTCGGATCGCGCTTCGCTGCAAGTGGGCCAGTTCGAAAGCACGGCGGAACTCATGGACCAGTGGCTCACCTGGAGCTACCTCGAAGGCGGTGGTGGCGGTACCGGCCATGAAAGCTATGAACTCGCCTTCTACGTGGCGGCCCAGCACACCGACATGGACAACATGGTGAAGCGCAAGAAAAAGGGCTACCTCTTCCTCACGGGCGATGAACTGCCCTATCCCACCATCTCGCGTCATCAGGTCGAAGCGCTGCTGGACGAAAAGCTCGACGAGGACATCCCCATTGAAGAGGTGATCGCCGCCGCCGCGGAGAGCTACCACCTCTTCTTCCTCATCCCGGATCTGCAGCGCGCGAAACGGTGTGAGGCACGCTGGAGGCAACTCCTCGGCGACCACACCATCTGCATGGAGTCACCCAGCGATACCTGCGCCGTGGCCGCCGCGATTGTGGCGCTGACGGAAAAACGCATCACGGATCTCGACGCGCTGGCCAAGACCCTGTCAGACAACGGCTTCACTCGCGAACATGTGGGTTCGACCATCCGCGCTATCCAGCCCTATGCGGCCCTGCTGCATCTTGGACCTTCGAAGTCCTACCATGCACCCGTGACGAACGGGAGCAGCTGGTGGAAGCGTTTGTTCGGTTAATGGCACCTTGCTGTGAACGCAACACGCTACGCTTCAGTGCTGGGCCTCGGCTTCGGTGACTGCGGCAAGGGGCATTTCATCGATGCACTGACGCGTCGATGGCAGGCCCACACCGTGGTACGCTTCAATGGTGGTGCCCAGGCAGGGCACAATGTCGTGACCTCTGCCGAGGGCGCCACGCCGGCGCGGCACCACACATTTTCGCAGTTTGGCTCCGGAACATTCGTGTCTGGAGTGCATACGCTGCTGCTCGACCCGGTCGTGGTCCATCCCACGGCGCTCCTGGTGGAGGCGGAGGCGCTGGGCCGCAGCGGTGTGCACGATGCCCTCACGCGTCTGGCCATTGATGGCCAATGCCGCATCACCACGCCGTTTCATCAGGCCGCGAATCGACTGCGTGAACGTCTTCGTGGCATCGCAGCTCACGGCACCTGTGGCGTGGGCGTGGGAGAAACGGTGCGTCACTCGTTGGAGTACCCTGCACAGGTGCTGCGCTATGTGGATCTGTTGCCAGCCACCGCAGTGGATGCGCGGTCACAGGTGGACAAGGCGCAGGCGATACGGGAGACTCTTCTCGAGGAGCTGTTACCTCAATGCGCGGCAAGTAATGCCTGTGGTCTGGCAGAGGAGCTATCAATCCTCCAAGATGAATCGCTGGCGGGACGATGGTTGAATCATTGCCGGGCGTTGGCTCGGCAGTGTCCTCCGGCCCCAGCAGAGGAAATTCACCGGCAATTGACCCAGCCAGGATGCGTGCTGTTTGAAGGCGCTCAAGGTGTCCTGCTCGATGAATGGCGCGGTTTCCATCCGCATACCACTTGGAGCACCATCTCGACCGAAGCTGTTGACGGTGTAGCCGCCCACTTCGGGCTCGACTCCCCCATCGAGCACTATGGCGTCCTGCGCAGTTATCTCACGCGCCATGGCACGGGTCCGATGCCGACCCATGAC
It includes:
- a CDS encoding VWA domain-containing protein, producing MGYGNYSHAAHVALTAGRAHQSRNEVFSQSQCHALMNPKGLKVRECRDSADHPNSIGIAFALDVTGSMGDIPHLLAKQELPNLMKLLTACNVEDPQLMFMAIGDATSDRASLQVGQFESTAELMDQWLTWSYLEGGGGGTGHESYELAFYVAAQHTDMDNMVKRKKKGYLFLTGDELPYPTISRHQVEALLDEKLDEDIPIEEVIAAAAESYHLFFLIPDLQRAKRCEARWRQLLGDHTICMESPSDTCAVAAAIVALTEKRITDLDALAKTLSDNGFTREHVGSTIRAIQPYAALLHLGPSKSYHAPVTNGSSWWKRLFG
- a CDS encoding adenylosuccinate synthetase, which codes for MNATRYASVLGLGFGDCGKGHFIDALTRRWQAHTVVRFNGGAQAGHNVVTSAEGATPARHHTFSQFGSGTFVSGVHTLLLDPVVVHPTALLVEAEALGRSGVHDALTRLAIDGQCRITTPFHQAANRLRERLRGIAAHGTCGVGVGETVRHSLEYPAQVLRYVDLLPATAVDARSQVDKAQAIRETLLEELLPQCAASNACGLAEELSILQDESLAGRWLNHCRALARQCPPAPAEEIHRQLTQPGCVLFEGAQGVLLDEWRGFHPHTTWSTISTEAVDGVAAHFGLDSPIEHYGVLRSYLTRHGTGPMPTHDSSLDAVLPEPHNHAEGWQGQFRRGHPDAVLLRYALEAVGKLQGLLVGHLDIFQHGVSLKWCERYVTGSAWGSSDLIERLPLSSGQDLEHQSMLTNLMARAEPQYDAKSLNSADALLERITSVARLPIAWCSHGPCSNHVRECR